One region of Bacillus zhangzhouensis genomic DNA includes:
- the gcvT gene encoding glycine cleavage system aminomethyltransferase GcvT — MLKRTPLFHAYETFGAKTIDFGGWELPVQFSSIKEEHEAVRTKAGLFDVSHMGEVDIKGQDALPFLQRLLTNDVSKLTDGKALYTAMCYEDGGTVDDLLVYQKEKNHYLLVINASNIEKDVDWLLKHQGEDDVLIKNISDQTALLALQGPLAADIIKEVADEEVALLKPFTFLSKAEVANKEVLVSRTGYTGEDGFEIYCQSEDAVHLWSALLEAGQPKGLIPCGLGARDTLRFEARLPLYGQELSKDISPLEGGIGFAVKMDKEADFIGKAALKKQKEEGLKRKLVGIEMIDKGIPRTNYPVFSGEKQVGMVTTGTQSPTLKKNVGLALIETSHAQLQAEVEVQVRKKRLKAKIVSTPFYKRAK, encoded by the coding sequence ATGTTGAAACGAACACCGCTTTTTCATGCGTATGAAACGTTTGGCGCAAAAACCATTGACTTCGGGGGCTGGGAATTACCTGTCCAATTTTCTTCCATTAAAGAAGAACATGAAGCTGTTCGAACAAAAGCAGGGCTTTTTGATGTGTCTCACATGGGTGAGGTGGACATCAAAGGACAAGATGCCCTTCCATTTTTACAAAGGTTATTAACCAATGATGTGTCTAAGCTGACAGACGGTAAGGCACTATATACAGCCATGTGTTATGAAGATGGCGGAACGGTAGATGACCTGCTCGTCTACCAAAAAGAAAAAAATCACTATTTGCTTGTCATCAATGCATCAAATATCGAAAAAGATGTGGATTGGCTTTTGAAGCACCAAGGGGAGGATGACGTATTGATCAAAAATATTTCTGATCAAACCGCCTTGCTAGCGCTTCAAGGACCTCTTGCTGCTGACATCATCAAAGAGGTGGCAGATGAAGAGGTGGCATTGCTTAAGCCATTTACGTTTTTATCAAAAGCTGAGGTCGCAAATAAAGAAGTCCTTGTTTCCAGAACAGGCTACACAGGGGAAGACGGCTTTGAAATCTACTGCCAGTCAGAAGATGCAGTCCACCTTTGGTCCGCTTTATTAGAAGCGGGGCAGCCAAAAGGATTAATACCGTGCGGACTCGGTGCACGTGACACCTTGAGATTTGAAGCAAGACTCCCGCTTTATGGCCAGGAGCTTTCAAAGGATATCTCTCCATTAGAAGGCGGAATTGGTTTTGCTGTCAAAATGGATAAAGAAGCTGATTTTATCGGGAAAGCTGCACTTAAAAAACAAAAAGAAGAGGGACTGAAGCGAAAGCTTGTCGGCATTGAAATGATTGATAAAGGGATTCCGCGTACAAATTATCCAGTCTTTTCAGGAGAAAAGCAGGTTGGGATGGTCACAACAGGCACTCAATCTCCAACATTAAAGAAAAATGTCGGGCTTGCTTTGATTGAAACCTCACACGCGCAGCTTCAGGCAGAGGTGGAAGTACAAGTTCGCAAAAAACGTCTAAAAGCCAAAATCGTCTCAACACCATTTTATAAAAGAGCCAAATAA
- a CDS encoding DEAD/DEAH box helicase, giving the protein MNIQTIFDQEWANEFQQRLSADGPWANWDMYRLATQVQKVTAIDSFEGLQAPAHLPAFTPLKHQLEVARRVVEEMNGKAILADEVGLGKTVEAGLIIKEYMIRGLAKKILILVPASLVSQWVQELRTKFYIDAVEQKKSYVWEQCDVVVSSIDTAKRQPHRDTILSIAYDLVIIDEAHKLKNNKTKNYEFVRNLNKKFCLLLTATPIQNRIGEIFNLVSLLKPGHLGNEHQFKDIFAKKDLQLEDHDRLKQLVNKVMIRNRRQDTGIEWTKRHVKTISIDFSPTEQALYDEICKLKENPSYTKHMFSIMTLERECCSSREAVYMTIKKMQEEEKHILSSSAIAQIMEKINQVEQNSKALEVVKLIQQLNEKVIIFTEYRATQIYLQWFLQQNGISSVPFRGGFKRGKKDWMKDLFRERAQVLIATEAGGEGINLQFCNQIINYDLPWNPMRLEQRIGRIHRLGQERDVHIYNMSTNGTVEEHILKLLYEKIQLFENVIGDLDDILTRIDIEDVETELHQILFQHESDGDMKKKLTQFSSCLTEAQTPLLEKRQQGS; this is encoded by the coding sequence TTGAATATTCAAACGATTTTTGATCAGGAATGGGCAAATGAATTTCAGCAGCGGCTTTCAGCAGACGGCCCCTGGGCGAACTGGGATATGTATCGTTTAGCGACGCAGGTTCAAAAAGTCACAGCCATTGATTCATTCGAGGGACTGCAAGCTCCCGCGCACCTGCCTGCATTCACACCTTTAAAACATCAGCTCGAAGTAGCCAGAAGAGTCGTAGAAGAAATGAATGGGAAAGCCATTCTAGCAGATGAAGTGGGACTTGGAAAAACTGTAGAAGCAGGACTCATTATCAAAGAATACATGATTCGTGGACTTGCCAAAAAGATTCTCATTCTCGTGCCCGCCTCCCTTGTGTCTCAGTGGGTGCAGGAGCTGCGGACGAAATTTTATATTGATGCTGTTGAACAAAAAAAGAGCTATGTGTGGGAGCAGTGTGACGTTGTGGTTTCCTCCATTGACACAGCCAAAAGACAGCCGCATCGTGACACGATTTTATCGATTGCCTACGATTTGGTCATTATCGATGAAGCACACAAACTGAAAAACAATAAAACGAAAAACTATGAATTTGTGCGAAACCTGAATAAGAAGTTCTGCCTGCTGCTGACAGCGACACCTATTCAAAACCGGATCGGAGAAATATTTAATCTCGTTTCCCTTCTGAAGCCAGGCCATCTAGGAAATGAACATCAATTTAAAGATATCTTTGCCAAAAAGGACTTACAGCTTGAAGACCATGACCGATTAAAACAGCTCGTCAATAAAGTGATGATTCGAAACCGAAGACAAGACACAGGCATCGAGTGGACAAAACGGCATGTCAAAACGATTTCCATTGATTTCTCTCCGACAGAACAAGCATTGTATGATGAAATCTGCAAGCTGAAAGAGAATCCGTCTTATACAAAGCATATGTTTTCTATTATGACCTTGGAACGAGAATGTTGTTCAAGCCGTGAGGCAGTTTATATGACGATTAAAAAAATGCAGGAAGAAGAAAAACATATTCTCAGCTCTTCTGCTATAGCGCAAATCATGGAGAAAATCAACCAAGTGGAGCAAAACTCAAAGGCGCTTGAAGTGGTCAAACTCATTCAACAGTTAAATGAAAAGGTCATTATTTTCACCGAATATCGCGCCACACAAATTTATTTACAATGGTTTCTTCAGCAAAATGGCATCAGCTCCGTGCCATTTCGGGGCGGCTTTAAGCGAGGTAAAAAAGATTGGATGAAAGATTTATTTAGAGAACGGGCGCAAGTGTTAATTGCTACAGAAGCTGGCGGCGAAGGGATCAACCTTCAGTTTTGCAACCAAATCATCAACTACGATCTCCCTTGGAACCCGATGCGTTTAGAACAGAGAATTGGACGTATCCACCGCCTTGGCCAAGAGCGAGATGTCCACATTTACAATATGTCAACGAATGGAACAGTTGAAGAGCATATTTTAAAGCTTTTATATGAAAAAATTCAGCTGTTTGAAAACGTCATAGGCGATTTAGATGATATTTTAACGAGAATTGATATTGAAGATGTCGAAACAGAATTGCATCAAATTCTCTTCCAGCATGAATCGGACGGGGACATGAAAAAGAAATTAACCCAGTTCTCTTCTTGTTTAACTGAAGCACAAACACCACTTTTAGAAAAGAGACAGCAGGGCTCATAA
- a CDS encoding YqhG family protein: protein MEQHDIHTFLLRFFQANQCSILEESEGHMTVQLTIEMDKLIMNRPFYWHWLEKTGGVPEPRQLTFITDQKIAGDTVSGEFIHFGSPRLFQIFEAVKEQGRFIRLYERVSPLTNNQIALEPWLGLNVKISYLADRKKDKLLSLGLHLIRGEVIEQFQDKLEARGLSSQIPDYCFTMSTMIKPESGIKRLYSLIERYAHEEPDDWAVRAVQKWKEDSELLNQFYEGTSDTSVEYEIERQALKTLYEPKISLTIENGGLFYLQQKRGG from the coding sequence ATGGAGCAGCATGACATTCACACCTTTCTTCTCCGTTTTTTTCAGGCGAATCAATGCAGCATATTAGAAGAAAGTGAAGGGCATATGACCGTACAGCTGACAATCGAAATGGATAAATTGATTATGAACCGTCCTTTTTACTGGCACTGGCTTGAAAAAACTGGCGGTGTACCTGAACCGAGGCAATTGACATTCATCACAGATCAAAAAATAGCGGGTGATACGGTCAGTGGTGAATTTATCCATTTCGGCTCCCCCCGGTTATTTCAAATATTTGAGGCAGTCAAAGAGCAGGGCCGTTTTATCCGGCTTTATGAACGAGTCAGCCCGCTCACGAACAATCAGATCGCACTTGAGCCATGGCTTGGTCTCAATGTAAAAATTTCTTACCTTGCAGACCGAAAGAAGGATAAGCTTTTATCATTAGGACTCCATCTCATACGCGGAGAAGTCATTGAACAATTTCAAGATAAGCTGGAAGCGCGTGGTCTGTCGTCTCAAATTCCCGATTATTGCTTTACGATGAGTACAATGATTAAGCCAGAAAGCGGGATCAAACGGCTCTACAGCCTTATCGAACGTTATGCCCATGAGGAGCCGGACGACTGGGCAGTGCGGGCCGTTCAAAAATGGAAGGAAGACTCCGAACTTTTAAACCAATTTTATGAAGGGACTTCAGACACATCTGTAGAATATGAAATAGAAAGACAAGCACTCAAAACTTTATACGAACCAAAAATCAGTCTTACGATTGAAAATGGCGGACTTTTTTACTTACAGCAAAAAAGAGGAGGTTGA
- a CDS encoding anti-repressor SinI family protein → MEKKTKKLDSEWVQLLREARKAGLTVEEVRHFLKSYEKSSASPPLVRSHSIKPF, encoded by the coding sequence ATGGAAAAGAAAACGAAAAAATTAGACAGTGAATGGGTTCAATTATTACGCGAAGCTCGCAAGGCAGGACTAACAGTTGAAGAAGTCCGTCATTTCCTCAAATCATATGAAAAGTCCTCTGCGTCTCCCCCTCTGGTAAGAAGTCATTCTATCAAACCTTTCTGA
- a CDS encoding helix-turn-helix domain-containing protein, with the protein MIGQRIKQYRNEKGYSLSELAEKAGVAKSYLSSIERNLQTNPSIQFLEKVSSVLDVSVHTLLNEKDDTEYDGQLDSEWEKLVRDAMTSGVSKKQFREFLDYQIWRKKQEEE; encoded by the coding sequence TTGATTGGCCAGCGTATTAAACAATACCGCAATGAAAAAGGCTACTCACTATCAGAACTGGCCGAAAAGGCTGGGGTAGCGAAGTCTTATTTAAGCTCAATAGAAAGAAACTTGCAAACAAACCCCTCCATTCAATTTCTTGAAAAAGTCTCCTCTGTTCTGGACGTCTCGGTTCATACACTGTTAAACGAAAAAGATGACACCGAATACGATGGTCAATTAGATAGTGAATGGGAAAAACTAGTTCGAGATGCAATGACATCAGGGGTTTCGAAAAAGCAATTTCGTGAATTTTTAGATTATCAAATCTGGAGAAAAAAGCAAGAAGAGGAGTAA
- a CDS encoding CalY family protein, whose product MAMKKSIRLGALSGALGLALIGGGTWAAFNDIEKANAVYSTGELDLSAKENSGAINLANLKPGDRIKKEFHFENKGSLAINQVLMSLDYSQFTDGSSAKNGGKNTAEEFLSQFQVSVLTVGAEGGNGYPKNIILDHANLLDLYRLTSKQDQTAFEKLRHAVDEKFLHESGKMNVATVDGTAAPEYDGIPKNPFDYDKVEMIIEFINDQTKDKAGHYIQNKYQGDAIQIDLSFEATQWNGLTINPKKHTDEKGYVKENEKAHSEDKK is encoded by the coding sequence ATGGCAATGAAGAAATCAATTCGTTTAGGTGCATTATCAGGGGCTTTAGGTCTTGCATTAATCGGCGGGGGAACATGGGCAGCGTTTAATGATATTGAAAAGGCAAATGCGGTCTACTCGACAGGAGAGCTAGATTTATCTGCGAAAGAGAACTCCGGCGCCATCAACCTCGCGAACTTAAAACCTGGTGATCGAATCAAGAAAGAATTTCATTTTGAAAATAAGGGATCATTAGCGATCAACCAAGTGCTGATGAGTCTTGATTATAGCCAGTTTACAGATGGGTCTTCCGCGAAGAATGGCGGTAAAAATACAGCTGAAGAATTTCTCAGTCAGTTTCAGGTGAGTGTTCTTACGGTTGGAGCCGAAGGTGGAAATGGTTATCCGAAAAACATTATTTTAGACCATGCAAACCTGCTTGACTTGTATCGATTAACGTCAAAACAGGATCAGACCGCATTTGAAAAGCTTCGTCATGCCGTCGATGAGAAGTTTTTACATGAAAGTGGGAAAATGAATGTAGCAACTGTTGATGGAACAGCGGCTCCAGAGTATGACGGCATTCCAAAGAATCCGTTTGATTACGATAAAGTGGAAATGATCATTGAATTTATCAATGACCAGACGAAGGATAAAGCTGGTCACTATATCCAAAATAAATACCAAGGCGATGCGATTCAAATTGATCTTTCCTTCGAAGCGACTCAGTGGAATGGTTTAACGATCAATCCAAAAAAGCATACGGATGAAAAAGGCTACGTGAAAGAAAACGAAAAAGCACACAGCGAAGATAAAAAATAA
- a CDS encoding signal peptidase I has translation MKKWMKMSGSILYVMVFTVMIACIIVVLSSRTTGGEPQIFGYQLKQVLSGSMEPEFSAGSLIVVKQVSSPETLKKGDIITFQTKENQPFVTHRIVGVKGNGANKAFETKGDNNMYRDGTLVKANQVTAQYMGVNIPYAGKLLSYAGTSAGTALLLIIPGVMLLVYSTIHFVGAAKHRRHTADLHMSEEQA, from the coding sequence ATGAAAAAATGGATGAAGATGTCTGGGAGTATTCTTTATGTGATGGTATTCACGGTGATGATAGCCTGTATTATTGTCGTGCTGTCATCAAGAACAACAGGAGGAGAACCTCAGATTTTCGGTTATCAATTGAAGCAAGTATTATCAGGCTCGATGGAACCAGAATTTTCAGCTGGGTCACTGATTGTCGTAAAACAGGTCTCTTCACCTGAGACACTTAAAAAAGGAGATATTATTACGTTTCAAACGAAGGAGAATCAGCCCTTTGTGACCCACCGAATTGTTGGAGTAAAAGGAAACGGAGCAAATAAAGCGTTTGAGACGAAGGGTGACAATAATATGTATCGGGACGGCACGCTGGTAAAAGCGAATCAGGTGACTGCGCAGTATATGGGAGTGAACATTCCTTATGCAGGAAAGCTGCTTTCGTATGCAGGGACATCAGCTGGAACTGCTTTACTCCTCATTATACCAGGTGTCATGCTGCTCGTTTATTCAACCATTCATTTTGTGGGCGCAGCGAAACATCGTAGACACACGGCTGATTTACATATGTCAGAGGAACAAGCTTAA
- the tapA gene encoding amyloid fiber anchoring/assembly protein TapA: protein MKQSLFVLFCAICLILTSLLMTPTNASFNDVEYKKFVMKTCKNFEQTDQHCQPKKWDQSQLELIDQTMIEGTVCAPQRLSMTLKNSGQPIAYSEWKWELHKMGNDQKPLQDGHILEKGSIKSLLSQEIATVTTNKAKTNGTYAFKIYYPKGFGASDKAYFWSKQMVLSKCQEKTS, encoded by the coding sequence ATGAAACAGTCGCTCTTTGTACTCTTTTGTGCCATTTGTTTGATTTTGACATCTTTGCTCATGACACCAACGAATGCCTCTTTTAACGATGTCGAGTACAAAAAATTTGTCATGAAAACATGTAAAAATTTTGAACAGACAGATCAGCATTGTCAGCCAAAAAAATGGGATCAAAGTCAATTGGAACTTATCGATCAAACAATGATCGAAGGAACAGTCTGTGCACCTCAAAGGCTGAGTATGACACTAAAAAATAGTGGACAGCCTATTGCGTACTCTGAATGGAAGTGGGAATTACATAAAATGGGGAATGATCAGAAGCCATTACAAGATGGCCATATTCTTGAAAAGGGCTCCATAAAGTCCCTATTGTCGCAAGAAATAGCGACTGTCACGACAAATAAAGCAAAAACAAATGGAACCTATGCATTTAAAATCTATTATCCTAAAGGGTTTGGCGCATCTGATAAGGCGTACTTTTGGTCTAAACAGATGGTGCTCTCAAAGTGTCAAGAAAAGACGTCCTAA
- a CDS encoding YqzG/YhdC family protein yields the protein MILDVKPVDARGLTAVADQWETRAVKEAKKRYPLTQVLFKQKVWDRHRDKESVKQYHITLKDHTKEFGVFVTISYNPYSNKVNKVIVVEEYS from the coding sequence ATGATTCTAGACGTCAAACCTGTGGATGCGAGAGGTTTAACAGCCGTCGCTGACCAATGGGAAACGCGAGCAGTCAAAGAAGCCAAAAAAAGATATCCGCTAACGCAAGTCTTATTTAAACAAAAAGTATGGGACCGCCACCGCGATAAGGAATCTGTTAAACAGTATCATATTACGTTAAAAGACCATACAAAGGAATTTGGAGTGTTTGTCACCATTTCCTATAACCCTTATTCAAACAAGGTGAATAAAGTGATTGTTGTAGAGGAATACAGCTAA
- a CDS encoding YqzE family protein: protein MKTNDYVKYMTQEIIKYMNTPRDQRKEHKQEKMETKPPFSQRLFGVLPFGFSMMLKKRQRHQRK, encoded by the coding sequence TTGAAAACAAATGACTATGTAAAATATATGACGCAGGAAATCATTAAATATATGAATACACCACGAGACCAACGGAAGGAACACAAACAAGAAAAAATGGAAACGAAACCGCCGTTTTCACAGCGTTTATTTGGTGTACTGCCGTTTGGCTTCTCCATGATGCTTAAAAAACGTCAGCGACATCAACGAAAGTAA
- the comGG gene encoding ComGG family competence protein, with the protein MKREEGFIYPHVLAAILYFLLILGAITIGFQKELRSAELTISFYKKQQLFRVGVSEAASMVKRICDKQKIHIVTEEGRVTLEQMKCDQKKKRVLVLVRVKTKDGLSDERELMLDLKTGEIMRWANPD; encoded by the coding sequence GTGAAAAGAGAGGAAGGGTTTATCTATCCACATGTACTTGCGGCAATTCTATATTTTCTCTTGATTCTAGGGGCGATAACGATAGGGTTCCAAAAAGAGCTGAGGAGTGCAGAACTGACGATTTCTTTTTATAAAAAACAGCAGCTTTTTAGGGTGGGTGTGAGTGAAGCTGCCAGCATGGTAAAACGCATTTGTGATAAGCAGAAGATCCATATTGTTACTGAAGAAGGCCGTGTGACACTGGAGCAGATGAAATGTGATCAAAAGAAAAAACGTGTCCTCGTTTTGGTGAGGGTGAAAACAAAGGATGGTTTATCCGATGAGCGGGAGCTGATGCTGGATTTGAAGACCGGTGAAATCATGAGGTGGGCAAACCCTGATTAG
- a CDS encoding ComGF family competence protein yields the protein MGQHHLPSKRKGARSHMFSIGVNRRDVFHTKYKKSRPYVFGMWSDDQAFTLLQALWRLQLVLFLSFGCALIFSAAEKARPFEDIRQFSQMEWKQTVLQLDEELSRAAAVKSVKGGKALEYVSDQRRVVTIEPYQEMLRKRTDQAGHLPLLHKVKQFHVRTSQHRAILKVTDGSGKVYEAVFFMYKGRVPKS from the coding sequence ATGGGACAACATCATCTTCCATCAAAAAGAAAAGGGGCGAGATCACATATGTTCTCAATTGGCGTAAACAGAAGGGATGTGTTTCATACAAAGTACAAAAAAAGCAGACCATATGTTTTCGGTATGTGGAGCGATGACCAAGCTTTTACACTTCTACAAGCTTTGTGGCGATTGCAGCTCGTTCTATTTCTTTCTTTTGGCTGTGCGCTGATCTTTTCAGCAGCTGAGAAAGCTCGTCCATTTGAAGACATCCGCCAATTTTCCCAAATGGAGTGGAAACAGACTGTTCTGCAATTAGATGAGGAATTAAGCCGTGCAGCTGCTGTTAAATCGGTAAAAGGAGGAAAAGCGTTAGAGTATGTTTCCGATCAGAGGCGAGTGGTAACGATTGAGCCATACCAAGAGATGCTTCGAAAACGAACGGATCAAGCTGGACATCTTCCTTTATTGCATAAGGTGAAACAATTTCACGTGAGAACGAGTCAGCATAGAGCCATTCTTAAAGTCACAGATGGATCTGGTAAGGTGTATGAAGCCGTCTTTTTTATGTATAAAGGGAGGGTTCCTAAATCGTGA
- a CDS encoding type II secretion system protein, which produces MNKLLLHEKGFTLIEQLMILLVLSILLSIIGGKIPNIIESAQAKGQVNIMKQDLQLASNTAFIKKTRVHVELHPPHISYQVIDQKSGEIIASYQHKKGSIKTSTFSQGIYFNANGHPSRGGSLIVEFGSQSYKLTIYLGSGRIHVQKQ; this is translated from the coding sequence ATGAATAAATTACTTTTACACGAGAAGGGTTTTACCCTGATTGAACAGCTGATGATCTTACTTGTTTTATCGATTTTATTGTCGATTATAGGAGGGAAAATCCCAAATATAATAGAAAGCGCTCAAGCTAAAGGACAAGTAAACATCATGAAACAAGATCTCCAATTGGCATCAAATACTGCATTTATCAAAAAAACACGTGTGCATGTTGAGCTCCATCCGCCGCATATATCCTATCAGGTAATAGATCAAAAAAGTGGCGAGATCATTGCTTCTTATCAGCATAAAAAGGGCAGCATCAAAACTTCTACATTCTCGCAAGGTATCTATTTTAATGCAAACGGCCATCCAAGCAGAGGCGGATCTCTCATTGTCGAATTTGGCAGTCAATCGTATAAACTCACGATTTATTTAGGAAGCGGGCGCATCCATGTTCAAAAACAATAG
- a CDS encoding prepilin-type N-terminal cleavage/methylation domain-containing protein, which produces MNDKGFTLLEMLIVMLVISILLLITIPNITRHHQAIQAKGCEGLKSMVSTQVMAYELEHDGKTPSLAELEKEGYVKKGLTCPNGKAIVIQNGHVKHE; this is translated from the coding sequence ATGAATGATAAAGGATTTACCCTGTTAGAAATGTTAATTGTCATGCTCGTGATATCTATTCTTTTACTCATTACCATACCGAATATCACTCGTCATCACCAAGCTATTCAAGCAAAGGGCTGTGAGGGACTCAAATCAATGGTCAGCACACAAGTGATGGCATATGAATTAGAGCATGATGGGAAGACGCCATCTTTAGCTGAATTAGAAAAAGAAGGTTATGTCAAAAAGGGATTAACTTGTCCTAATGGAAAAGCGATTGTTATTCAAAACGGCCACGTGAAGCATGAATAA
- a CDS encoding type II secretion system F family protein has protein sequence MKKRAYKVWPKKDQAECLSKLAQLIQAGYTLIEALVMVNIQLSKQQRQQLKLGIQWLHEGEPFYVVLERLHFQREVIAILCFSEKHGSLARALEQSAHFLEKKVKQLDTFKRMLRYPLFLIFTVLVVLILVQQLIIPQFSVLYSSMDTRMSWLIQGMFGLFQSLHTFLLITICMCICLIGYYAAIFRKKPTLEKLRVMSKLPFLYKGMQLMHTYLFSLQLSGLLQAGLSMYEGLQAFKQQSYLPFLQEIGEQMMDELRKGESMAHQVSVSPFFEKHFAAIIKHGEASGMLAREMYTYSQFLLENAELKIEKWISWLQPVIYGVTALLILIVYLSILLPMYQLMEQV, from the coding sequence ATGAAGAAGCGAGCCTATAAAGTATGGCCTAAAAAGGACCAAGCTGAATGCCTATCAAAACTGGCTCAATTAATTCAGGCTGGATATACATTGATTGAGGCATTGGTGATGGTAAATATCCAGTTATCAAAACAACAGCGGCAGCAATTAAAGTTAGGTATTCAATGGCTTCACGAAGGCGAGCCTTTTTATGTGGTGCTGGAGAGACTCCATTTTCAGCGGGAAGTCATCGCTATACTATGTTTTTCTGAGAAACATGGCAGTCTAGCCCGTGCTTTAGAACAAAGTGCCCATTTTTTAGAGAAAAAAGTCAAGCAGCTAGACACGTTTAAACGCATGTTACGTTATCCGCTTTTCCTCATCTTCACGGTTTTGGTCGTGCTGATACTTGTTCAGCAATTGATCATTCCTCAATTTTCTGTTTTGTACTCATCGATGGATACCCGCATGTCCTGGCTGATTCAAGGGATGTTTGGACTTTTTCAATCTCTTCATACTTTTCTGCTCATCACCATCTGTATGTGTATCTGTCTTATCGGATATTATGCTGCAATTTTTAGGAAAAAGCCGACCCTTGAAAAACTGAGGGTGATGAGTAAGCTGCCTTTTTTATATAAAGGGATGCAGCTGATGCATACGTACCTGTTTTCTCTTCAGCTCAGCGGACTGCTTCAGGCTGGATTATCGATGTACGAAGGTTTGCAAGCTTTTAAACAGCAAAGCTACCTGCCTTTTCTTCAAGAAATAGGTGAACAAATGATGGACGAGTTAAGAAAAGGAGAAAGCATGGCGCATCAAGTAAGCGTGTCTCCTTTTTTCGAAAAACATTTTGCAGCCATCATCAAGCATGGTGAAGCCAGCGGAATGCTTGCAAGAGAAATGTACACGTACAGCCAATTTCTATTAGAGAATGCAGAGCTGAAAATTGAAAAATGGATTTCTTGGCTGCAGCCAGTTATTTATGGGGTGACAGCACTTCTTATACTCATCGTGTATTTATCTATTCTTTTACCAATGTATCAACTAATGGAGCAAGTATAA
- a CDS encoding GspE/PulE family protein, whose product MYGIEYLRQELLEEACRMRASDVHIVPKEKEASVSFRVDSDLIQQRTIDKKSGERLIAHFKFLSSMDIGEKRRPQNGSLAVMLRNGQVFIRMSTLPTVNDESLVIRILPQDHVPKIKHLSLFPKASARLLSFLNHSHGLILFTGPTNSGKTTTLYSLIQFAKKNFNRNIITLEDPIETRNEEVLQVQVNEKAGITYAAGLRAILRHDPDMIVLGEIRDAETARTAIRAALTGHLVLSTLHAKNAKGALYRMLEFGVTMNELEQTVVAIAAQRLIELICPFCGDTCQLYCKLNRPFRRTNVFELLFGKELGECIKEAKGEVAHSSYETLQKLIRKGVALGYLSKNTYHRWVYEEASL is encoded by the coding sequence TTGTATGGGATTGAATATTTAAGGCAAGAGCTGCTAGAAGAAGCATGCCGCATGAGGGCTTCTGATGTGCATATTGTGCCAAAAGAAAAGGAAGCGTCGGTGTCTTTTCGTGTTGATTCAGATTTAATCCAGCAGCGAACCATTGATAAAAAAAGCGGAGAGCGGCTTATTGCACATTTTAAATTTTTATCTTCTATGGATATTGGGGAAAAAAGGAGACCGCAAAATGGTTCATTAGCTGTGATGCTAAGAAACGGTCAAGTGTTTATTCGGATGTCTACCTTGCCGACAGTGAATGATGAGAGCCTAGTGATTAGAATTTTACCGCAGGATCATGTTCCAAAAATAAAACATCTATCATTATTTCCGAAAGCCTCAGCCAGATTATTATCCTTTTTAAATCACTCTCATGGACTCATTTTATTTACTGGGCCAACAAATTCAGGGAAAACAACAACACTATATTCATTGATCCAGTTTGCAAAAAAGAATTTTAACCGAAATATTATTACCCTTGAAGATCCTATCGAAACAAGGAATGAAGAAGTGTTGCAGGTTCAAGTAAATGAAAAAGCCGGCATCACGTATGCCGCTGGGTTACGCGCTATTTTAAGACATGATCCAGATATGATTGTGCTAGGAGAAATAAGAGATGCTGAAACGGCCAGAACGGCAATTAGAGCAGCACTGACAGGTCATTTAGTATTGAGTACGCTCCATGCAAAAAATGCAAAAGGAGCTCTTTACCGCATGCTTGAATTTGGTGTCACAATGAATGAACTCGAACAAACCGTGGTTGCGATTGCTGCCCAGCGATTAATTGAGCTCATATGTCCTTTTTGCGGGGATACATGTCAGCTTTACTGTAAATTAAATCGGCCATTCAGACGAACAAATGTATTTGAATTGCTGTTCGGAAAAGAGCTTGGTGAGTGTATAAAAGAGGCGAAAGGAGAAGTTGCTCACTCGTCATATGAAACATTGCAAAAATTAATTCGTAAAGGAGTGGCACTAGGCTATTTATCGAAAAACACATATCATCGCTGGGTTTATGAAGAAGCGAGCCTATAA